One Eulemur rufifrons isolate Redbay chromosome 12, OSU_ERuf_1, whole genome shotgun sequence genomic window carries:
- the KCTD9 gene encoding BTB/POZ domain-containing protein KCTD9, giving the protein MRRVTLFLNGSPKNGKVVAVYGTLSDLLSVASSKLGIKATSVYNGKGGLIDDIALIRDDDVLFVCEGEPFIDPQTDSKPPEGLSGSHTDWLTLNVGGRYFTTTRSTLVNKEPDSMLAHMFKDKGVWGNKQDHRGAFLIDRSPEYFEPILNYLRHGQLIVNDGINLLGVLEEARFFGIDSLIEHLEVAIKNSQPPEDHSPISRKEFVRFLLATPTKSELRCQGLNFSGADLSRLDLRYINFKMANLSRCNLAHANLCCANLERADLSGSVLDCANLQGVKMLCSNAEGASLKLCNFEDPSGLKANLEGANLKGVDMEGSQMTGINLRVATLKNAKLKNCNLRGATLAGTDLENCDLSGCDLQEANLRGSNVKGAIFEEMLTPLHMSQSVR; this is encoded by the exons GTAGTTGCTGTATATGGAACTTTATCCGATTTGCTTTCTGTGGCCAGCAGTAAACTTGGCATCAAAGCCACCAGTGTGTATAATGGGAAAGGTGGACTGATTGATGATATTGCTTTGATCAG GGATGATgatgttttgtttgtgtgtgaaGGAGAGCCATTTATTG ATCCTCAGACAGATTCTAAACCACCTGAAGGATTGTCAGGATCCCACACAGACTGGCTAACATTAAATGTTGGAGGGCGTTACTTTACAACTACACg GAGCACTTTAGTGAATAAAGAACCCGACAGTATGCTGGCCCACATGTTTAAGGACAAAG GCGTCTGGGGAAATAAGCAAGATCATAGAGGAGCTTTCTTAATTGACCGGAGTCCTGAGTACTTTGAACCCATTTTGAACTACTTGCGTCACGGACAGCTCATTGTAAATGATGGCATTAATTTATTGG GTGTGTTAGAAGAAGCCAGATTTTTTGGTATTGACTCACTGATTGAACACCTAGAAGTGGCAATAAAG AATTCTCAACCACCAGAAGATCATTCACCAATATCCCGAAAGGAATTTGTCCGATTTCTGCTAGCAACTCCAACCAAGTCAGAATTGCGTTGCCAG ggtTTGAACTTCAGTGGTGCTGATCTTTCTCGTTTGGACCTTCGATACATTAACTTCAAAATGGCCAATTTAAGCCGCTGCAATCTTGCACATGCAAATCTTTGCTGTGCAAATCTTGAACGAGCTGATCTCTCTGGATCAGTGCTTGAT tGTGCAAATCTCCAGGGAGTCAAGATGCTCTGTTCTAATGCAGAAGGAGCATCCCTGAAACTGTGTAATTTTGAGGATCCTTCTGGTCTTAAAGCCAATTTAGAAG GTGCTAATCTGAAAGGTGTGGATATGGAAGGAAGTCAAATGACAGGGATTAACCTGAGAGTTGCTACCTTAAAAAATGCAAAGTTGAAGAACTGTAACCTCAGAGGAGCAACCCTAGCAGGAACTGATTTAGAG AACTGTGATCTGTCGGGGTGTGATCTTCAAGAAGCCAACCTGAGAGGTTCCAACGTGAAGGGAGCTATATTTGAAGAGATGCTGACGCCACTACACATGTCACAAAGTGTCAGATGA